Within the Syntrophorhabdales bacterium genome, the region ACGAAGGCGGTGAGAGCGTGGTCACGGGTGTCCTGGGAGGACATGTCGAGGCTGCCCTCGACGGGTATGGAAAGTTCAAACCGCATGTGGAGGCGGGCAGAATGAGAGTGCTCCTCATTGACCCCGCGTTGCCAAGCCATCCCGAGATCCCCACGCTCAGACAGTTGGGCTACGCACAGACTCTGCCGGCCACCTGGTTTGCGCCATGGGCTCCCGCCGGAATACCAGATGATGCCAAGAGAGTTCTTATACCCGCCATTGAAAAGGCCGTGAAGATCACCAAGCCGAAACTCGATCAGATGGGGCACCTCTGCGAATACAGATCGCCGGCACAAGTCTCAAAATTGAGGGACGAGGAATATAAACAGATTTACGATATCGCGGTTAGAATAGGGCTGCACAGGCAGTGAAAAGCGTCCGCGCGCATGATAATCGTTAAAGTAGAAGAGCTGAAAGAGCGATAAGAAAGGAGAACTTTTGCAGGGGCATTTTTGGATCCAGCTATAGTACGGTGCTATCAAATTCTTGGACTCGAAGCCGGAGCCTCGCTCGATGCGATAAAAAAGGCTTACCGCGATCTGATTCAGGTATGGCATCCTGATCGCTTTGAATACAACCCGCAATTAAAGAAGAAGGCAGAGGATACGCTCAAGGACATAAATTGGGCTTATGAAGCATTAGCCAGGTATGTAGCAGCGGCTCGTAACGGATCCAATAGGAAATCGCACTCTGGACGGGAAGGTTTTAGAGAAGCGTACCAAGACTTTGCAAACAGCGAAAACAAGTATGACGGTAGCAGGCAACAACATTCCCGAGAAAGCGATTTTGAGAGACAGGATTTCGACAGGTGGAAAGCTGAAAAAGAAAAAAAGGCAGCTTCACTTAATGATTCAAAAGCCGGCCAGAGCCCTAAACAAAAATGTTATTCTGTCATAGTGACTGCAGGTCTCCTTGTGCTTGTGCTCTCGGTTCTTGGTCTTGGCAAGTCCTGTGACCGGGAGTCTTCAAGGCTAGTGCACTCTGATAGGGGGACAGGGATTGCGTCCTCATGGGAGGAGAAGGCACGAAGCCTTCAGAGCCAACAGGATTTCCAATCACTGGTAGAGCATTGTCGTAAGTGGGTGGCGTCTAAGCCACGCGATGCCGGTGCCTGGAATTTCCTGGGCATGGCGTATGACAGCCGCCGTCAGTATGCCGAGGCTATAGACGCCTTTGACAAAGCGATACGACTGAAACCTGATGATGCAGAGGCGTGGTACAATTTGGGCGTAGCCTATGGAAGTACCCGGTCGTATGATAAAGAGATTAGCGCGTATCTGGAGGCAATACGCCTGAATCCCCATTTCGTTAACGCATGGAACAATCTTGGCGTGGCATACATGAAGCTCAAACAGGACACAAAGGCGATCGATGCTTTGCGGCGAGCGACACGCTTGAAACCAGACTATGCCCAAGCATGGAAGAACTTGGGTTTGGAATACTACATGGTCGATGATCTGAACTCGGCCAAGAAGGTCTATCAGATCCTCAGAAGACTTGATCCTGCTATGGCGGAAGACTACCTCCGCGTAATCATGTCTTAGCGGCAACTCTTGCGGTAATTAGAGCGCTTCCCGTCTGGCGCTAAGATCATATCGTTTGTTTCGGTCTGAGCTGAAGAAACTGGTTACGGTCACTGGAGCGTACTTTTATCTCGTGTATCCGCGTCCCCCGCAGGACCGTCATTACGACCTCGACACCTGCATTACCCAGCGCCCACACCTTGCGGTAAAAATCCGCAAGCCCGCTCACCGGCTCTCCATTGACGGTCATGATAAGATCGTCCTTTTTCAGACCGGCCTTCTCTCCCGGACCTCCCGCAGTCACCTGAG harbors:
- a CDS encoding tetratricopeptide repeat protein; translation: MDPAIVRCYQILGLEAGASLDAIKKAYRDLIQVWHPDRFEYNPQLKKKAEDTLKDINWAYEALARYVAAARNGSNRKSHSGREGFREAYQDFANSENKYDGSRQQHSRESDFERQDFDRWKAEKEKKAASLNDSKAGQSPKQKCYSVIVTAGLLVLVLSVLGLGKSCDRESSRLVHSDRGTGIASSWEEKARSLQSQQDFQSLVEHCRKWVASKPRDAGAWNFLGMAYDSRRQYAEAIDAFDKAIRLKPDDAEAWYNLGVAYGSTRSYDKEISAYLEAIRLNPHFVNAWNNLGVAYMKLKQDTKAIDALRRATRLKPDYAQAWKNLGLEYYMVDDLNSAKKVYQILRRLDPAMAEDYLRVIMS